One Glycine max cultivar Williams 82 chromosome 4, Glycine_max_v4.0, whole genome shotgun sequence DNA segment encodes these proteins:
- the LOC100795663 gene encoding uncharacterized protein, which translates to MPQCVRGLTISNSLYGSKLLINYEVPNFVIYRERLSSVCLGEPSNVSQSLSIGQYSQDSDFSELDRFLYKSKVLSISNIRDAAGGTNFNTIGNSSKLIMKM; encoded by the exons ATGCCACAAT GTGTTCGTGGATTAACCATCTCTAACTCACTATATGGATCAAAGTTGCTCATCAATTACGAAGTTCCTAATTTTGTCATCTATAGAGAGAG GTTGAGTTCTGTATGTTTGGGAGAACCATCAAATGTCAGTCAGTCCCTCAGTATAGGGCAATATTCTCAGGATTCTGACTTTTCGGAGCTTGATCGCTTTTTGTACAAGTCCAAGGTCCTTAGTATTTCAAACATTCGTGATGCTGCTGGT GGCACTAATTTCAATACTATTGGGAATAGCTCCAAGTTGATCATGAAGATGTAG